In Apium graveolens cultivar Ventura chromosome 10, ASM990537v1, whole genome shotgun sequence, the following are encoded in one genomic region:
- the LOC141692570 gene encoding protein CNGC15b-like, which yields MAYGNSRSVRFQDDPEFVKLPVVNEDNVIKLKYKIDRTHFAESTSKRGERETGSRGRSLKAKVLSRVFSEDYERVKRKILDPRGPIINRWNKYFLVACLVSLFVDPLFFYLPVVKDNLCIDIGITLEVILTIVRSITDAFYMIQIFVRFRTAYVAPSSRVFGRGELVIDSSKIAEKYLYKDFWIDLIAALPLPQVLIWIVIPSLRGSTMANTRNVLRFILIFQYLPRLFLIFPLSAQIVKATGVVTETAWAGAAYNLMLYMLASHVLGACWYLLSIERQEACWRSFCDVEGSLCKHEYFDCRKVTDPVRSNWFKLSNITTKCSNVDSYPFGIYGDALTSDVTSSPFFNKYFYCLWWGLKNLSSLGQNLGTTTYVGEISFAIVIAVLGLVLFALLIGNMQTYLQSTTVRLEEWRIKRTDTEQWMHHRQLPQELRQAVRKYDQYKWVATRGVNEEALLKGLPLDLRRDIKRHLCYDLVRRVPLFDQMDERMLDAICERLKPALCTEGTCLVREGDPVNEMLFIIRGNLDSYTTNGGRTGFFNSCRIGPGDFCGEELLTWALDPRPSVILPSSTRTVKAISEVEAFALIAEDLKFVASQFRRLHSKQLRHKFRFYSHQWRTWGACFLQAAWRRYKKRRITAELKARENPAAAQSEASSNINVPSPGSGFAFYAARMTASTRRGVNTHPGASTGVVNSLQKPEEPDFSVDEE from the exons ATGGCTTATGGCAATTCGAGATCTGTAAG ATTTCAAGATGACCCTGAATTTGTGAAGCTTCCAGTGGTAAATGAAGATAATGTTATTAAGCTGAAGTACAAGATTGACAGAACACATTTTGCAGAATCAACTTCTAAGAGGGGTGAGAGGGAGACTGGAAGCAGGGGAAGATCCTTGAAAGCTAAAGTGCTATCAAGAGTCTTCTCAGAGGACTATGAGAGGGTAAAGAGGAAGATTTTGGATCCTCGAGGTCCGATCATTAATAGATGGAACAAATATTTTTTAGTAGCATGTTTAGTTTCTTTGTTCGTGGACCCCCTGTTCTTTTACTTGCCGGTGGTCAAAGACAACCTTTGCATCGATATTGGGATAACCCTTGAAGTGATTCTTACCATTGTAAGGTCAATTACAGATGCCTTTTACATGATTCAGATTTTTGTAAGGTTTCGTACAGCTTACGTAGCACCTTCTTCCCGTGTTTTTGGGAGAGGAGAACTTGTTATAGACTCTTCAAAGATAGCTGAGAAGTATTTATATAAAGATTTTTGGATTGATTTGATTGCTGCACTTCCCCTTCCCCAG GTGTTAATATGGATTGTTATACCAAGTTTAAGGGGTTCTACAATGGCAAACACAAGAAATGTTCTTAGATTCATTCTCATTTTCCAGTACCTCCCTAGACTATTTCTTATATTTCCACTATCAGCACAGATTGTGAAGGCCACTGGTGTTGTGACAGAGACAGCATGGGCAGGAGCTGCTTACAACTTGATGCTCTACATGTTAGCTAGCCAT GTTTTAGGAGCTTGCTGGTATCTTCTGTCAATCGAGAGACAGGAAGCATGTTGGAGAAGCTTTTGTGATGTTGAGGGATCATTATGTAAACATGAATACTTTGATTGCCGCAAGGTGACTGACCCTGTTAGAAGTAACTGGTTCAAGTTGAGCAATATCACAACAAAATGTTCAAATGTCGACTCTTATCCTTTTGGTATCTACGGCGACGCTTTGACCTCTGATGTTACGTCATCACCATTCTTTAACAAGTATTTTTATTGTCTATGGTGGGGCTTGAAGAATCTGAG TTCTCTTGGGCAAAATCTTGGTACAACCACTTACGTGGGAGAGATAAGTTTTGCCATCGTCATTGCTGTTCTGGGATTAGTTCTCTTTGCATTGCTCATTGGTAATATGCAA ACTTACCTTCAATCAACCACAGTTCGACTAGAAGAATGGAGAATCAAAAGAACTGATACAGAACAATGGATGCATCACAGACAACTTCCTCAAGAATTAAGGCAGGCAGTAAGGAAATACGACCAGTATAAGTGGGTTGCTACCAGAGGGGTTAATGAAGAAGCTCTTCTGAAAGGTCTTCCACTGGATCTACGGAGAGATATAAAACGACACCTTTGTTATGATCTAGTTCGACGG GTTCCACTATTTGATCAAATGGACGAAAGAATGCTAGATGCTATATGTGAGAGGCTTAAACCTGCCTTGTGCACCGAAGGCACTTGCCTAGTGCGTGAGGGAGACCCTGTCAATGAAATGCTGTTTATAATCCGAGGCAACCTTGATTCGTACACCACAAATGGTGGTCGTACGGGCTTCTTCAATTCTTGCCGCATTGGTCCTGGAGATTTCTGCGGTGAAGAATTACTAACATGGGCCCTTGATCCTCGTCCGAGTGTCATACTCCCATCATCCACTCGTACAGTAAAAGCTATTTCTGAAGTTGAAGCCTTTGCACTAATTGCTGAGGACTTGAAGTTTGTTGCCTCCCAGTTCCGAAGACTGCACAGTAAACAACTCAGACACAAATTCAGATTCTACTCTCACCAGTGGCGAACATGGGGTGCATGCTTTTTACAAGCAGCATGGCGTCGGTACAAAAAAAGAAGGATTACTGCTGAGCTTAAAGCTAGAGAAAACCCTGCAGCAGCTCAATCAGAAGCTTCAAGTAATATAAATGTGCCCTCACCAGGGTCTGGATTCGCCTTTTATGCAGCAAGGATGACAGCAAGCACTAGAAGAGGTGTGAATACACATCCTGGAGCAAGTACTGGTGTTGTCAATTCATTGCAAAAGCCAGAAGAACCCGATTTCTCTGTAGATGAAGAATAA